In Mangifera indica cultivar Alphonso chromosome 7, CATAS_Mindica_2.1, whole genome shotgun sequence, the genomic window GGAAAGTCGCTTGATTGGTGGGTTGGTAACGTGTTGTATCTGACttgacatttgtttttgtttttagagGTTTTGGGTGGTTTGGTTGTAGGTAATGTGTTTGGATTCTATgtttgtgggtttttttttattctggTATTTGGATTCATAGAGGCGTGTAAGACCAGCAGCGTGTGAGAGAGTTTGTGGATTTGCAGCCCGCACATCAGCTCGGATGGTCTCCCAGAGGCCACTGACAAAGCAGCTGATCTGTTGTTGTTCTATTAGCGAACCAGCTCTTACAAGAAGCCGATCAAATTGAGTGTGGTATTTGCGAACTAACCCCATCTGTGTGAGCTTGGTGAGCTCTCCGTAGAAATCATCCAGAAGTGTTGGTCCGTAATACTCATTTATCGCTTGCTTGAACTCCTCCGAGGTAACCCATACTCGAATTCCTCTGAAAGATTGAAACCAGAGATGTACTCCTCCTTCTAAGTGATATGCGACTAATGGAACTTTCGCATTTAGAGGAGTCTTGTGGAATGCAAAGAATTGCTCCGCCCGATCGATCCAAGTGATGGGGTCTTTAGTGCCATCATATCGTGGAAAATCCAAACGAACTACCCGTGGTATGATCGTTCCTTATGCTTGCTGAAAATTGGAATGTTGTTGTGATGTCCCAATTTCAATTCTTCTTGAACTCAACCCATCCATTTGTGTTTGCAATTGAATAA contains:
- the LOC123221450 gene encoding uncharacterized protein LOC123221450, whose amino-acid sequence is MVSEQGSDNGAAHRNPSKQPMEETLQATQQQMMQMQLRLDFPRYDGTKDPITWIDRAEQFFAFHKTPLNAKVPLVAYHLEGGVHLWFQSFRGIRVWVTSEEFKQAINEYYGPTLLDDFYGELTKLTQMGLVRKYHTQFDRLLVRAGSLIEQQQISCFVSGLWETIRADVRAANPQTLSHAAGYRCKRLFLIDYELEDKEDIDMGEESETKLEVAEISLHAITGTTAPQIMWVPAKVKGRSLVVLLDTGSSHNFLNRA